The bacterium genome has a window encoding:
- a CDS encoding Ig-like domain-containing protein, with translation MQKRSKPLALIILWIFGLSCARIQAPQGGPEDKSPPEIVETNPQSLSLGVSPTENIVICFDEYIKPIKNATILLPRVEGLETKIKGKKLTITHKEPFSPNTTYRVSISSKISDYRNNYLSGSEGFAFSTGQSIDSLDIRGRIYQKNGFSPAGDMRVEAFALEDISPLRIVDNPIAASWVGVDGRFTLNNLPERDYFLRAFRDINGDGQPNDGEELAYAPALCKAGERPAWVMLSEPVDTIPPRLISVLAENEHVLKLRFSEDIELRPSARLIFSSSSKSTDLILGKGSANTAYIFVSEAFDIADNRFKLINIEDLAGNELIPDEMSFEVPVVKSDTLHTKVSYSKEPILPNESLVVKLSKPIDKGIIIVEDSTGAKIPGRTSIEHPYWLVFKPLDRWPLRRDLMWALDSSITIAGEVIEDTIRRRINILDQSQFGALEVRSVVDCENLIISAYSVNDDSAAYRLELSDGFYKADYLPEGSYVLFAFCDANGDSEFSNGQLSPLIFSEEAYISPDTINVRGFWTTEYEFKAISR, from the coding sequence TTGCAAAAAAGAAGTAAACCCCTTGCATTAATCATTTTATGGATTTTTGGTCTGTCTTGTGCAAGAATTCAGGCGCCGCAAGGAGGGCCTGAGGATAAGTCGCCTCCTGAGATAGTGGAGACGAATCCCCAGAGTTTATCTCTCGGAGTTTCACCTACAGAGAATATTGTTATATGCTTTGATGAATACATCAAGCCCATAAAAAATGCGACTATTCTCTTACCTCGAGTAGAGGGTCTTGAAACCAAGATAAAAGGTAAGAAACTCACAATTACACACAAAGAACCTTTTTCACCAAACACGACATATAGGGTTTCCATTTCTTCTAAGATTAGCGACTACCGAAATAATTATCTTAGTGGCTCTGAGGGTTTCGCGTTTAGCACTGGCCAAAGCATCGATAGCCTGGATATTCGAGGTAGAATTTATCAAAAGAACGGTTTTTCTCCCGCAGGAGATATGAGGGTGGAGGCTTTTGCGCTGGAAGATATTTCTCCTCTGAGAATAGTAGATAATCCTATTGCGGCTTCATGGGTGGGTGTCGATGGTAGGTTCACACTTAATAATCTCCCAGAGAGAGATTATTTTCTGCGAGCTTTTAGGGATATTAACGGCGATGGCCAACCTAACGATGGGGAGGAATTGGCTTATGCCCCCGCCTTATGCAAAGCTGGTGAGCGTCCTGCTTGGGTAATGTTGTCCGAGCCTGTCGATACTATTCCCCCGAGACTTATTTCGGTGCTTGCAGAAAATGAGCATGTATTGAAACTCAGGTTTTCAGAAGATATTGAATTAAGACCGAGTGCTCGCCTGATCTTTTCTAGTTCTTCGAAATCCACGGATTTGATTTTGGGAAAGGGAAGTGCAAACACGGCTTACATATTTGTTTCTGAGGCTTTCGATATCGCTGATAATAGGTTTAAACTAATTAACATTGAAGACTTGGCGGGTAATGAATTAATACCCGATGAAATGAGCTTCGAGGTTCCCGTAGTCAAATCGGATACACTTCACACGAAGGTGAGCTATTCTAAGGAGCCAATTCTTCCTAATGAATCTCTGGTTGTCAAATTGAGTAAGCCCATTGATAAGGGTATAATTATAGTGGAAGATTCCACCGGTGCGAAAATTCCCGGTAGAACATCTATTGAACATCCATACTGGCTCGTTTTTAAACCTTTAGATCGATGGCCATTAAGAAGAGATTTAATGTGGGCTCTAGATTCTTCCATTACTATTGCTGGCGAGGTTATTGAAGATACTATTAGACGGAGGATTAATATACTCGATCAATCGCAGTTCGGGGCTCTTGAGGTTAGATCTGTAGTCGATTGCGAGAATCTAATTATATCTGCATATTCGGTTAATGATGATTCAGCGGCGTATAGACTCGAGCTTTCCGATGGTTTTTATAAAGCGGATTATCTTCCTGAGGGATCTTATGTTTTATTTGCTTTCTGCGATGCCAATGGAGATTCTGAATTTTCGAATGGTCAATTGAGTCCTTTAATATTTTCCGAAGAAGCTTATATTTCTCCCGATACGATAAATGTTAGAGGTTTTTGGACTACTGAATATGAGTTTAAGGCAATTTCGCGATAA